The Nitrospirota bacterium genome window below encodes:
- a CDS encoding ABC transporter ATP-binding protein → MPLIKTRGLKKLFYTPAGDIEVLRGIDLEIAAGEMAAIVGASGVGKSTLLHILGTLDKPTEGEVLYGSDDVFSFDDITLASFRNHRIGFVFQFHHLLPEFSALENVMMPGIINGLNQSKIKERATSILTELGLHGRISHRPGELSGGEQQRVAVARALIMEPAVVLADEPTGNLDTKTGDDLFNLLTEVNSSKGTTFVIVTHNDMLARKCTRIIRMVDGRIVSL, encoded by the coding sequence ATGCCCCTTATCAAAACCCGCGGTCTGAAAAAATTGTTTTATACACCTGCAGGAGACATTGAGGTTCTCAGAGGAATTGATCTTGAGATAGCAGCGGGTGAAATGGCTGCAATCGTGGGAGCATCCGGTGTGGGCAAAAGCACGCTCCTTCACATCCTCGGCACCCTTGACAAGCCTACCGAAGGAGAGGTCCTGTACGGCAGTGACGATGTTTTCTCATTTGACGATATTACCCTCGCATCGTTCAGGAATCACAGAATTGGATTCGTCTTCCAGTTTCACCATCTCCTGCCTGAATTTAGCGCCCTTGAAAATGTGATGATGCCGGGGATTATCAATGGATTGAACCAATCCAAGATAAAAGAGAGGGCAACATCAATACTGACAGAACTCGGCCTTCATGGTCGTATCTCACACCGGCCCGGTGAACTCTCGGGAGGTGAGCAGCAGCGCGTTGCAGTGGCACGGGCCCTGATTATGGAACCAGCTGTTGTCCTTGCCGATGAACCAACAGGCAATCTCGACACAAAAACAGGTGATGACCTGTTCAATCTCCTCACTGAAGTCAACTCCTCAAAGGGAACAACCTTTGTCATAGTCACACACAATGATATGCTTGCCCGGAAATGCACACGGATAATCAGGATGGTTGACGGAAGAATAGTCAGCTTATAA